One genomic segment of Sminthopsis crassicaudata isolate SCR6 chromosome 2, ASM4859323v1, whole genome shotgun sequence includes these proteins:
- the PCIF1 gene encoding mRNA (2'-O-methyladenosine-N(6)-)-methyltransferase has protein sequence MANENHGSPREEASLLSHSPGTSNQSQPSSPRPIRLVQDLPDELVQAGWEKCWSRRENRPYYFNRFTNQSLWEMPVLGQHDVISDPLGLNAAPLPPDAGVVETPVENKPRKRRLSEEQPSGNVIKKPKVEVPGTPSAQSVPSSPSIPGTPTMKIWGASPEDKQQAALLRPTEVYWDLDIQTNAVIKQRGPSEVLPPHPEVELLRSQLILKLRQHYRELCQQREGIEPPRESFNRWMLERKVVDKGPDPLLPSNCEPVVSPSMFREIMNDIPIRLSRIKFREEAKRLLFKYAEAAKRLIESRSASPDSRKVVKWNVEDTFSWLRKDHSASKDDYMDRLEHLRKQCGPHVSAAAKDSVEGICSKIYHISLEYVKRIREKHLAILKENNIPEEAEAAEVEQRLVYCYPVRLAVPSPPLPSVEMHMENNVACVRYKGEMVKVSRNFFSKLWLLYRYSCIDDSAFERFLPRVWCLLRRYQMMFGVGLYEGTGLQGSLPVHVFEALHRLFGVSFECFASPLNCYFRQYCSAFPDTDGYFGSRGPCLDFSPLSGSFEANPPFCEELMDAMVSHFEKLLESSPEPLSFIVFIPEWRDPPTPALTRMERSRFKRHQLVLPAFDHEYRSGSQHICKKEELYYKAVHNTAVLFLQNDPGFAKWEPTPARLQELTTAYRQSGRSHSSSSGSASSSSEAKDRDSGREQSTSRESNPT, from the exons ATGGCCAATGAGAACCATGGCAGTCCTAGAGAGGAAGCATCTCTGTTGAGTCACTCCCCAGGCACCTCTAATCAAAGCCAGCCTAGCTCCCCCAGGCCCATCCGACTGGTACAAGACCTTCCAG ATGAGCTGGTACAGGCTGGCTGGGAGAAGTGTTGGAGCAGAAGAGAAAATCGCCCTTACTACTTCAATCGCTTCACCAACCAATCACTGTGGGAGATGCCAGTCCTGGGTCAGCATGATGTCATT TCGGACCCTTTGGGGCTGAATGCGGCTCCGCTGCCCCCAGACGCTGGAGTGGTGGAAACACCAGTGGAGAACAAGCCCAGGAAAAGGCGGCTTTCAGAGGAGCAGCCCAGTGGCAACGTCATAAAGAAGCCCAAG GTTGAAGTTCCAGGGACTCCCTCTGCCCAGTCTGTACCTAGCTCTCCTAGCATTCCTGGGACACCAACTATGAAGATATGGGGTGCATCCCCTGAAGACAAACAGCAAGCAGCTCTCCTTCGGCCCACCGA GGTGTATTGGGACCTCGACATCCAGACAAATGCAGTGATCAAGCAGCGCGGACCTTCCGAGGTTCTGCCCCCACACCCCGAGGTAGAGCTGCTTCGCTCCCAGCTCATTCTCAAGCTTCGCCAACATTACCGGGAGCTGTGCCAGCAGCGTGAAG GCATTGAGCCCCCAAGGGAGTCCTTTAATCGCTGGATGCTTGAGCGTAAGGTGGTGGATAAAGGGCCTGATCCTTTGTTGCCAAGCAACTGTGAACCAGTTGTGTCTCCTTCCATGTTTCGAGAAATCATGAATGACATTCCCATCAG GTTATCCCGAATCAAGTTCCGGGAAGAAGCTAAGCGGTTGCTCTTCAAATATGCAGAAGCTGCCAAGCGACTTATTGAGTCCAG GAGTGCATCCCCAGATAGCAGGAAGGTCGTGAAGTGGAATGTGGAAGATACTTTCAGCTGGTTACGGAAGGATCACTCAGCTTCCAAAGATGACTATATG GACCGTCTGGAGCACTTAAGAAAGCAGTGTGGCCCCCATGTGTCAGCTGCGGCAAAAGACTCAGTGGAGGGTATATGTAGCAAGATCTACCACATTTCCCTGGAGTACGTCAAACGAATCCGGGAGAAGCATCTTGCCATCCTCAAGGAGAACAACATCCCGG AGGAGGCAGAGGCAGCAGAAGTGGAGCAGCGACTCGTCTACTGCTACCCGGTACGGCTGGCCGTGCCCTCACCTCCCCTACCCAGTGTGGAGATGCACATGGAGAACAACGTGGCCTGCGTGCGCTACAAGGGGGAGATGGTCAAAGTCAGTCGTAACTTCTTCAGCAAACTG TGGCTCCTCTATCGCTACAGTTGTATCGATGATTCGGCTTTTGAGAGATTCCTGCCCCGGGTCTGGTGTCTTCTTCGACGGTATCAG ATGATGTTTGGGGTGGGACTGTACGAGGGGACAGGCCTCCAGGGCTCGCTCCCAGTACATGTCTTTGAAGCTCTGCACCGACTCTTTGGCGTCAGCTTTGAATGTTTTGCCTCCCCTCTCAACTGCTACTTCCGTCAGTACTGTTCTGCCTTCCCAGACACCGATGGCTACTTTGGTTCCCGAGG GCCCTGCCTGGACTTCTCCCCACTGAGTGGCTCCTTTGAGGCAAACCCTCCGTTTTGTGAGGAGCTGATGGACGCTATGGTGTCTCACTTTGAG AAGCTGTTGGAAAGCTCCCCGGAGCCCCTGTCCTTCATTGTCTTCATCCCGGAGTGGCGGGACCCCCCCACACCAGCACTGACCCGAATGGAGCGCAGCCGTTTTAAACGTCACCAGCTGGTGCTGCCTGCCTTTGACCACGAGTATCGAAGTGGCTCCCAGCACATCTGCAAGAA GGAAGAGCTCTACTATAAGGCTGTGCACAACACAGCCGTGCTGTTCCTGCAGAACGATCCTGGCTTTGCCAAGTGGGAGCCAACGCCGGCAAGGCTGCAGGAGCTGACCACGGCCTACCGACAGTCTGGCCGAAGTCACAGCTCCAGTTCAGGGAGTGCTTCCTCTTCCTCTGAGGCCAAGGACCGTGACTCTGGCCGGGAGCAGAGCACCAGCCGAGAGTCAAACCCTACTTAG